From Estrella lausannensis, the proteins below share one genomic window:
- a CDS encoding type II toxin-antitoxin system RelE family toxin yields the protein MTNKYNILFNKNYIKDLEKIPKKDREYIRESVLSLAKNPRPDGCKKLKGSKDPLYRIRCGDYRVVYEIRDNTLVILVIDVGHRKDIYRD from the coding sequence ATGACGAATAAGTACAACATTCTCTTCAATAAAAACTACATAAAAGATCTTGAGAAAATTCCCAAAAAAGACCGGGAGTATATCCGAGAAAGCGTCCTCTCCTTAGCAAAAAACCCTCGACCCGATGGCTGTAAGAAGCTGAAGGGATCGAAAGACCCTCTATACCGGATTCGGTGCGGTGACTATAGGGTGGTGTATGAGATCCGAGACAACACGCTCGTTATCTTGGTTATTGATGTTGGCCACAGGAAGGATATTTACCGGGATTAG